TGCCGCGATCTGCTCGGCGATGCTTTCGGCGAAGCGTCTGGCGTGTTCTTCGGCCGGCCAGTCGCCCGGCGCGCGATAGCTGTCGGGAATGACCGCTTCGAAGACATGCGCCGGCCGACCCTTTCCGCCCTTGCGCTTGTATTTGTACGGGCTGAGGTCGATCAGCTCCTGCGTCGTGCCATGATAAGCCCAGTCGAGCACGATGGCGTCGGAGCGGCCGGTATGGGTGCGCGCCATGCGCAGCATCAGGCTGTTGGCCTCGCTGCCGGAGCAGGCGAAGGACGCCACCGAAAGCCCCTCGGGCAGCGTCGCTGTGAGGCGTTCCGCGTAGGTGACGATCGCATCGTGCAGATAGCGCGTGTTGGTGTTGAGCTTCGCCGCCTGCCGGGCAATCGCCTCAACCACGTCGGGATGGGCGTGGCCGAGATGACAGACATTGTTGAAGCAGTCGAGATAGGCGCGACCACGGTCGTCGATCAGCCAAGGACCCTCGCCGCGCACAAACTTGATCGGTTGCGAGTAGGAGATCGACAGGTTCGGCAACAGCGCGGTCTTGCGCGCAGCCACGATCTCGGGGCGAGTGCGGCCGGTCTGCACGAATGTCTCCGGCGGGATACCGGCGAGTTCGGCGGCATCAGGGAAGAGCTCGCGCCAAACCTCGAGATAGCGCGCCTCGCCGACGCCCAGAATGTCACGCGCGGCAAGCTGCGGGTCCGCCGATATCTGGAAATGCAGATGCGGCGCCCAGCCGCCGTTCTCGGCGGCAACGCCCATCTCGCCGACGATAGCGCCGGCTTCCAGGCGCTGACCCGGCTTCAGCCGCGACATCGCCTCATGCGCGAGATGCCCCCACAGCGTCACGAAGGGCGGACAGCCTTCCGGCCGATGTTCCAGCGCCACCAGGCAGCCGTAACCCAGCCGGTCTTCTTCGATCTCGACGCTATTCACCGTGGCGGCGAGCGGCGTGCGGACCCTGGTTCCGGCCGGCATGAACAGGTCGAGGCCGAGATGATGGATGCGACGCACGCCTTCGATGAAACGCGAGCGGAACATGTCGCTGGCATAGACCGTGCGCGCCTCGCCCCACGGACCAATCCCGAGCTCGATGTTGTTTTCGGCGCTATAAGCATCCCACCAGGCACTAGCTTTCGCCGGCTGCTCGGCCGCCGAGGCGACCGTCATCGGGTGCTGCGGGTCGCCATAAGGAACCAGCGCCTTGACCAGCGTCGCCGGATGGCGATCGAGGATCGGGACAAGTTGCTTGCGGTTGGTGGAAATCCAGGCAGCGAGCGAGCGAGCGCCGGGTGCCGCATCGAAGCCGCAGGCGTGGCGCAGGATCGCCGTTGCGAAACGCGGGTTCATCGCATCGAGCCGGCGCAGCATGCGCCAGGCCGGCGCCTCGCTGATCGCCAGATAGGGATTGTCGCCGGTCTGCTGCCGGCGCAGCGCCGACAATGTGACGCTGGTAACCAGCCGCATCGCGATCAGGTCGAAGAGGAGGTCCACCTCTTCCTCGCGCAGCGGATATTCGGCGTGGAAGCCGGCAGCGAGTTTGGCCGCGGCGCCGATCGGGTCCTCGGTATCGAGAATGGCATAGGCGCAGGCAACCGCGACTTCCGCGATCAGCGGCGCATGCAGGGCATCGCCGAAATCGATGAGGCCGACGACGTGGGCCTGATCGTCGGCATCGACCAGCACGTTCCAGTCGTTGGCGTCGTTGTGGATGACCTGCGCGCGCAATGCCGGCAGGCGCGGTGCAACTTCGGCGTCGAAGCGGTCGAGGAAACGCTCGAGCAGCGCGCGGTCATTCGCATCGAGCACATGCTCCAGGCGACGGCGCGAGGCACCGGCACGGCGGATGTCCCAGTCGAAGCTGCGCAACGCGCCCGGGTGAATGAAGCCCTGCAAGGCACGATCGAGCCGGCCGAGCGCGCGGCCAAGGCTGTCGAGAGTTTCAGGCGTGCGTTCCGCTTCGGCCAGCGGCTTGCCAGGCAGCCACGAAACCAGCCGCAACGCGTGCTTTGCGCCATTGCTATCCGCGGCAAAAGCCAGCGTGGTGTTGTCCAGCGTCTTCCTGAGCGTCGGGACAGCGAGATTGGCGCCGGTACGCGCAAGATGATCGAGCAGCGCGGTCTGGAACTCGCTTTCGCTGCGCGGTTCGCTGGCGTTGACGACCTTCAGGATCCAGTCGCCCTCTTCGGAGGCCAGCCTGAAGTTCTGGTCGCGCTCGCTGTCGAGGTTACCAACCGAACCGGTCACACCGAAATGACTCGCCGCGAGCGCCCTCGCCTCGACCAGGGAGAAATTGGGTGCCGGGTGGGTAATGTTGGTCATCGCAGGTCCGGATTTGATCTTGATGGAGCTTGGCACGCGCCGAAAAACCGGGCATCTGGCAAAACGTCGGTTGGACCGGCACTATGCCTGCTTCGACCGGCACATTAACGGCGCATGGAAATCGGCCATGAAGGAACTCGACGCCAAGGACCGGGACATCCTCGCGATCCTCTCGAAGGAGGCGCGCATTCCGCTCAAGACGCTGGCTGCAAGGATCGGGCTCTCGCGCAGCGCCACCAGCGAACGCGTGGCGCTGCTTGAAAAAAGCGGTGTCATCCGCGGCTATCGCGCCGATATCGGGCAACTGGAGCAAAACCAGGTTTTCGCCTTCCTGATGGTGACGCTGGTGCGCACACCGTCCATCGGTATGCTCGACCAACTGGCGCGTCATCCCGAGGTCAGGCGCGTATCCTCCATCTCCGGCCAGGTCGACCTCGTCGTCGAGGTGGAAGTGCCGTCCATCGACCGGCTGAACACGCTGCGCGATCTGATCGCCTCGCACCAGAGCGTCGAGGACCTGACTTCGCTGATCGTGCTCAGGCGCGATATCGATCGTATCTGACCACCTGGCCAGCCCCGTCGCGACGGTGATTTGTCAACGCACGCCCTTGGCGGTAGCGCGGCCGGCGCCGCGGCCCGAGAAGATGCAGCCGCCGAGGAAGGTGCCTTCGAGCGCGGCATAGCCATGCACACCGCCGCCGCCGAAACCGGCCACCTCGCCAACGGCATAAAGGCCCTCGACCGGTTGGCCGTCCGCACCCAGCACACGGCTGTCGAGATCGGTCTGCAAGCCGCCCAATGTCTTGCGGGTGAGGATGTTCAGCCGCACCGCGATCAGCGGTCCGTTGGCGGGATCGAGTATCTTGTGCGGCTTGGCGGTACGGATCAGCTTGTCGCCGAGATAATTGCGCGCGCCGCGCAGTGCCATCACCTGCATGTCCTTGGAGAACGGATTGTCGAGCTGCATGTCGCGCGCCCGGATTTCGCGCTCCACCTGGCCGATATCAAGCAAGGGTTCGCCGCCGGCCAGCCCGTTCATGCGCGCAACCAATGCCGGCAATTCGCGCTCGACAATGAAGTCCTCGCCCTTGTCGAGGAAGGCTTTTACCGGCCCCGGAATGCCGGAGGTGGCGCGCCCGATCACCTGGCGCCAGCTCTTGTTGGTCAGATCGGGGTTCTGCTCGGAGCCTGAAAGCGCGAACTCCTTGCGGATGATCTTCTCGGTCAGGATGAACCATGAATAGTCGAAGCCGGTCTTCATGATATGGGCGAGCGTGCCCAGCGTATCGAAACCGGGATAGAGCGGCACCGGCAGCCGCTTGCCGCGCGCGTCCAGCCAGATCGACGACGGGCCGGGCAGGATGCGGATGGCGTGATCGGTCCAGATCGGCGCCCAGTTCCTGATACCTTCGACATAGTGCCACATGCGGTCGCGGTTGATGATCGAGCCGCCGGCGCTTTCGGTGATTGCCAGCATGCGCCCGTCGACATAGTCGGGCACGCCGGTGATCATGCGTTTCGGCGCCTTGCCGAGCCGCTCCGGCCAATTCCTACGGACCAGATCGTGATTGCCGCCGATGCCGCCGGAAGCCACGATGACGGCTTGCGCCTTGAAGGCGAAATCGCCGGCGACAGTGCGCGCGCTCTTATGACCGCGCTCGACGCTGCTTTCCTCCAGAACCTCGCCGCGTACGCCATCGATCGCCGTGCCGCTTTTCGTCAGCTCGCTGACGCGATGACGGAATTTGAAGGTAATCAGCCCCTGCTTCTCGGCCTCGCGCACCCTCAGGACGAAAGGTTCCAGCACGCCCGGGCCCGTGCCCCAGGTGACGTGGAAGCGCGGCACCGAATTGCCGTGCCCCACCGCATTGCCGCCGCCGCGCTCGGCCCAGCCGACGACGGGAAAGAACTTGATGCCGCGTTCGGAAAGCCAGGCGCGTTTCTCGCCGGCGGCGAAGCCGACATAGGCCTTGGCCCATTCGCGCGGCCAATGATCCTCGGGACGATCGAAGGCGGCCGTCCCCAGCCAGTCCTCGAGTGCGAGATCGTGGGAATCGCGGATGCGCATGCGCCGCTGTTCGGGCGAATCGACCAGGAACAGGCCACCAAACGACCAGAAGGCCTGCCCACCGAGCGATTGCCGCGGCTCCTGGTCGACGATGATGACCTTCTTGCCCGCCTCAGCGAGTTCGGCAGCGGCAACCAGCCCGGCAAGGCCGGCACCGACGATGATGACATCTGCGTCGTAGGCCATCGTTCCCCTCCCATCCAGCGCCTACGCCCAGCCCGTTCTCCATCCCGGCCGGCCGTCGCGTGTCGTCGTCAGACCGTCTCCCAGCCGTCTTTGTCGCCAGCGCGGAAGATTGCGTCGATGACCTTCTGGTTCGACACGGATTCTTCCAGCGTGAACACGCGATCCTTGCCGCCGCGCGCCGCGCGCGCGAAAGCCTCCGCTTCGAGCCGATACTGCTGCGTGCCCGGAAAGCGGAATATCTGGGCCTCGGTATGGTTGTGGTTGTGCAGCTCGATACGATGATGATCGTAAGCGCCAGCATTGAAAGGCGCGGCCACTTCGATGAAACCCGCGTCGCCGTGGAACACCATCGACTGGCGCCCGGCCATCTGCGTCGAGACGTAGAAGGACAGTTCGAAGTCGCCGAAATCGGCGCGTACCGAGGAATAGACGTCCGTGCCGAACGCCTTGTCGCGCTCGATGCTGGCCTGGACGCGCAGCGGTTCCTTGTCGGTCGTGAACCGTGTCGCCACCGTCGGGTAGACGCCGATATCCAGCAGGCCGCCGCCACCCAGCGCAAGCTGGTTGCGCATGTTGGTCGGGTCGACGTTGAAATAGGTGAACGCGCCCTGGACATGGCGCAAGCGGCCGATCGCACCGTTGGCGATCAGATCGCGCACCTTGATCCACTGCGGGTGGTAGATCACCATGAACGCCTCGCACACCAGCACATTGTGCTGGTTGCGCAATTGGATCAGCGGCAGGATGTCTTTTGCATCGAGGGCCAAGGGCTTTTCCACCAGGACATGCTTCTTGGCCTTGATCGTCTTGGCGGTCCATTCGACATGCTGCGAGGTCGGCAACGGAATGTAGACGCCGTCGATATGCGGCGAAGCCAGCAACTCGTCATAAGAGCCGAAGGCATGCGGCGCGCCGAACCGGTCAGCCAGGGCCCTCGCCTTGGCGACGTCGCGGCTGGCAACTGCCGTCAGCACGCCATTTTCGGAATCGGCAATGGCCGGCAGCACCTGCTCGCGCCCGATCTTCGCCGTCGACAACACTCCCCACCGGAACATCGGGCCTCGCCTTACAAGATTCGACGGTGGCGAGATTTGCCCGAAACGCAGCGAAAAGCCAGTGCCGTTGGGGTGGGTCGCAACAGGCCAGGAGCAGAATCTAACCGCGCCGGCCGGCAAGCATCATGTCGAAATCGACGACGTTGGAATAGAGCGGCGTGCCGACATCCATACCATAGCGCGAGCGCAGCACTTTGCCGGTGACATGGAACTGGATACCGCCGGCGCCCGATGATTTGAGTTCGGCAACGAACTTTTCCGGCATTGTCCGACCCCGCGCCGTCAAGCTGCCGGTGATCAATGCGGAGGTGTCGCCGGTCCGCCTTACGCTATCCGAACGGAAGCGGATTTCCGGTGAATTGGCCGCGTCGAAGACGGCGTCAGAACGCAGGAAAGCATCGATGCGCTGCTCGCCAGTGGTGACGCTGGCCGGGAAGATGGTGATATCGACTTCCGAGTGGCCGGCATCGCCACGGTCGATCCTGATGTTACCGGAAAAGTGGGCGAAAGCGCCGGCGAGGCTGCCGCCGCCGGCCTTGCCGATCGAAAAGCGGATGTTCGAACCGGCCTGGCTGATGGTGTAGCGGCCGGCGGCTTCACCGAGCGATATGGCAGCATGGGCGGCGGATATGGCGACCGCAGCCGTGGCGATCGCCGCGATAGCCAGACTGCGGGTTCGCATGAGAGTTTCCTCCATGGCCGCCCGACCAGCAGGCCGGCGGCATTCGACATGTCAACGCCTCGTCGCCGGCGCCTATTCCGACTTGCGGCCATCACACCGGCGTGAAGGCGAAATCATGCGGACCAGAACACTATCCCGCCGCCAGAAATGGTGATGCAGCGCGGCCAGGACATGCACCCCAATCAGCGCCATGCCGACGTAAGCGAGATAGGCATGCGTCGCCGTCCAGAAATTCTCGGCGGCCTCAGAGGAGCCGAACGGCAGGTTTGGCATGACGAACAGACCGAAGGGCATGCTGGGAATTTCCAGCACCGAGACCGAGACCAGCGCCCAGCCAGTGAGGGGCAAGGCGAGTTGCAGCGCGTAAAGCGCGAAGTGAGCGATCGGTGCCACTAGCCGTTCGAGCCGCCCCGTGCCGGCGGGCAGTTCAGGCATCATACTCGTCAGCCGCCAACCCAGCCGCAACACCACAACGCCGAGGAGCAGGAACCCGAGCGATTTGTGCAACTGGATCAGTTCGAAGGCGGTACGCTGGCTCGACAATTTCGTCATGACGATCCCAAGCGCCAACTGAGCGATGAACAGCACGCCAACGGTCCAGTGCAGCAGGATCGTGATCCAGCCGTAACGGGTCGGTGTGTTTCGGATTAAGGACGTCATGGCTTGCAAACGACCGTCGCATCGCCGTTCTTCCACCAGGCAGGCTACTCCCGCCAGCGAAAAAAGTCGACGAAAGCGCGGAGCGCCGGACGCATCTGACGGCGGCTTGGATAGTAGACGTAGAAACCGTCGAAGGGTGGGCACCAGTCTTCCAGGACGCGCACGAGCGCGCCGGATGCCAGTGTGTCCTCGACATAGTCCTCGAAGACGAAGGCAAGGCCGGCGCCGTCGACGGCCGCCTGGACAATCGAATCGTCGATACCGAGGATCAACGGCCCTTGCACAGGCAGTTCGATCTCCTCGCCGCCTCTGGCGAATTCCCAGCGATAGAGCACGCCGCTGGAAAACCGGAAGCGGATGCAACGATGCTCCAAAAGGTCGCGAGGGTGTCGCGGTTTGGGCATCGTCGCGAAATAGGAAGGTGCGCCAACGACCGCACTGCGGATTTGCGGACCGATACGCACGGCGACCATGTCCTGCTGCAGGCTTTCGCCAAGACGCACGCCGGCATCGAAGCCACCCTCGACCACGTCGGTGAAACGGTCCTCGATGGCAATGTCGAGAACGATATCGGGATAGGCCAGCGTAAAGGCGGCAAGCTTGGGAGACAGCACCAGCTTCAAGGCGGTTCGAGGCACGGTCAGTCTCAAATTGCCGGCCGGCCGGTCGCGTACCTCGACGGCCGCCTCCAGCGCCAGATCGATTTCGGAAAGGGCCGGCCGCAGGCGCTCTAGCAACCGGGCTCCTTCCTCGGTAGGCGCGACCGAGCGTGTGCTGCGCGCGAGCAGCCGCACGCCGAGACGGGCCTCCAGGCTGGAAACCGCATGGCTCACCGCTGACGGCGCGATGGCCAGATCCCTGGCGGCGCCACGAAAGCTGCCCTTGTCGGCAACGGCGGCCAGAACGGCCAGCTGGGCGAAATGCGTTCGATCCATTGTTCTAAACTTTAGAATAGATCGTGCGATTATGCACTCGTTATCGAACACCTAGCAAGGCGCTATTTCCATCGCATCGCAACAAGGAGAACCGCGATGCAAAAGCGCAAACTCGGAACTGAATTGACTGTCTTTCCCGTCGGCCTCGGCTGCATGGGCATGAGCTTTGCCTATGGCGGGCAGGAAGAAGCCGATGCCATCGCGACACTGCACCGTGCCGTCGACATCGGCGTCGACTTCTTCGACACGGCGGAGGTCTACGGTCCCTACGAAAATGAAATCCTGCTCGGCAAGGCGCTGAAGCCGGTCCGCGACAGGGTGAAGATCGCCACGAAGTTCGGCTTCAAGATCTCCGAGACCGGCAAGGGCGCCGAACGCATCGCCGGCGTTGACAGCCGTCCCGAACATGCCAAGGCGGTGGCCGAGGCTTCGCTGCGCCGGCTGGATACCGACGTGATCGACCTTTATTACCAGCATCGTGTCGATCCCAACGTACCGATCGAAGACACGGTCGGCGCGATGGCGGAACTGGTGAAGGAAGGCAAGGTGCGAGCGCTCGGTCTTTCGGAAGTGAGCGCCGCCACCTTGCGGCGCGCGCACGCCGTGCACCCGATCGCCGCCGTGCAAAGCGAGTATTCGCTGTGGAGCCGCGATCCGGAGCAGGGTGTCCTCGATGTCTGCCGCGAACTCGGCATCGGCTTCGTACCCTACAGCCCGCTCGGGCGCGGCCTGCTGACCGGCGCGATCCGCAAGCCGGATGAACTGGGCAATGACGACTGGCGCCTGACCTTGCCGCGCTTCCAGCCGGAGGCCATGGATGCCAACGCGAAGGTGGTGGCGACGCTGGAGCGTTTCGCGGCGGAAAAGGGCGTCACCGCCGCGCAGCTGGCACTCGCATGGGTGCTGCACCAGGATGACTTCATCGTGCCGATCCCCGGTGCGCGCAAAATCGGTCACCTGGAACAGAATACCGCTGCGGCGGGCATCGCGCTTAGCGAGACCGAAGTCGCCGAGATCGGCAATGCGCTGTCGCCCGACAAGGTGATTGGCAAGCGTTATACGGAAGCGGGCTTCGCGCTGGTCAACGGCTAGGCAGAACTGAAATTTGGAAATGAGAGGGGCGCTTCGGCGCCCTTTTTCTCATGCCGGGTGCAAAGACGTCACCAGGGCATGACACTGAGCTCGGGCCACAATGCCACGGCGCGCCTGCCCTTCGCCTCATGGGTTTCGCGATTGTCCGTGACGCGGTTCGGCACAATGCGGAAGGAAAAGATATCGTCGAGACCGAAGGGCGCCGTTACCGCGAGCGTGGCGGTCGAGGTCAGCCGCACGCCGACCGAGTGTGTTCGCGACGCAAAATGGTCGAGGGGTTCAGCGCTCGAACGATAAGCAGGGCAGGTCCGGCCGAAACGATCCGGATACCAAAGATGCACGCGGGCCTGATTGCGGACCTCGACCGGAAGCGGCAAGCCCGCGAAGTGCCGAGTCGCACGGCGGATGATGACATCCTCGGCGTCATAGGAAAGATCGGAGCCATCGCAATAGAAGAGGTCGATGTCCTTGATGCCATAGCCGGCCGGCCGGCCGGTCAAGCTGTTCCACACCGTATTGTAGATGGCGCCGGAGACGATCATCCCGTCCGGCAGGTCGAGATCGCGTGCGCGTTCAAGCGCTTCCCACACGATCGGATCGGCCCGCAAGATCAAGTCCAGCGCGGCCACCTGCTCGGCAAAGGGCAGGCCGGAATGACGCAGATGGTTCATGCGCCCGACATGACGGCGATTCGATGCTTCGGGCAACGCGCTACCCTATCGAAAAGGCTGCGGCCCGCGAGATTTCGCGGGCCGCAGGGACTATCGGGATTGGGGTCTAGGCGGATGCTTCCTGGATCGCGGACAATTTCCAGTCGCCGTTGCGCGGGCGGGTGAAGGTCCACAGCTCCGTCGTTTCGGTTGGCTTCTCGTCGCCCTTCACCACCTTGCCGGTCGTCCGATCACGCATCACGTCGATGGACTCATAACGGAAGGCGGCCGTGGCGTAATCCTGACCATCCTCGCGCCAAGCTTCGGCGACGTCGGCCTGAACCAGATGCACGTCGGTAACATCGTTGCGCTGCCCGTGCTGGGCATTCTCGGCCAGTTCCTCCGAGAAGTAGGAGACCATCTCCGGCGTGGTCAGCCGGCGCAATCCTGCATGGTCCTCCTTTGCGAAGGCGGTCTGGACTTCACCCAGCATGCGCTCGAACACGTCGAGGTCGTCCTTGGTCAGCTCGATGTCCTGCGGCTGCGCTGCGGGCTGCGTTCCAAAACCTGGAATGCTGAACGAGCCAGCCCGGCCGTTGCCCGCCGGAGCCTCGTCATGCGCGTCGCGATTTGCGGTGCGTCCGAACGCGTCGCGCGGGTCGGAGCCGCCGATGGCTGGTCCCGCGGCCGTTGCCGGCGCGGCACGCGAACGGAAGAAGCGCAGAGCCAGCATCACCAAGAGGCCGACCAGCAGAAGCTGCACGATGAAGCCAAGCGCGCCGGCCATGCCGCCGAAACCATAACCCAGCAGCGCGCCGAACAGGCCGCCGATCAGAATGCCGCGCATCAACGAACCGCCAAGACCACCGAAGAGGCCGGGGCGCTGTTGCTGGACCATTCCTGGCTGCGGCTGCCGGGTGGTCGCGGTCGGCCCGGTATTGGGCGTCATGCTGCGCTCGACCGGAGCGGTCGGGTTCGGCGCAGTGCGCGTGGCCGGTGCCGACTGGAACGTACGCGTGCCGCGGCTGCCAAAACTGCCGCCGCGCCGTGCATCGGCAAAATCAGTGGATACCAGGGTGAAGGCCATCACGAACGTGGCCAAGAGTGCAAAGGCACGGGTCTTTCCAGAGATCATCGGGTCCTTCTCCCACCAACCCGCTCCGGTGACTTGCTAAGCGGGCCCAGTTAAGCGGTCCGACATCACGATCGCGCATAGCGCAAACGTCAGAGGGGCCCGGTCCGCGCTCGGGATGTGGGAGCCGCCGATGCGGTTTGCAAGAGCTCGTGCGAAGAAATCGCCGCGACAATCTCGCCTTGGCAGAAGCCAGCCATTCGCGAGAGCGGCGATTGTCCGGCAAGCACCAGAAACGCACTCGACCTCAGATCATCTCCAGCGGCGTCTTGCGGCGCGGCGGCGGGAAGACGGCGTCGAGTTCCGCTAGGTCGGCGGCGGTCAATCGCAAGTCGGCTGCGGCACGATTGGCGCGGATATGTTCCGGCCGTACCGCCTTCGGGATGGCGATGACGCCCTCGTGGCGCAGGACCCAGGCCAGCGCCACCTGCGTGGTGCTGACGCCGTGACGTCTTGCGATCGCGGCAAGCCTGTCGTCGCTCACGAACCCACCCTGGCCGATCGGCGAATAGGCCATCACTGGGATACCCGCGCGTTGCGAGGCCGACAAAAGGTCGAACTCGATACCGCGACTTTCCAGATTGTAGAGCACCTGGTTGGTCTGCACGCCGGCGCCGCTAGGCACGCCGGCCAGTTCGCGCATATCGTCGGTGTCAAAATTGCTGACGCCCCAATGGCCGATCTTGCCGGCAGCCTGGAGGGTCTCGAAAGCCTCGACCGTTTCGGCCAGCGGCACGCCGCCGCGCCAATGCAGCAGGTAAAGATCGATACGGTCGGTGCCGAGCCGCTTCAGGCTGGCCTCGCAGGCAGCAATGGTGCGCTGGCGCGAGGCATTCGACGGCAGCACCTTGGAGACCAGGAAGACTTCATCGCGACGGCCGGCGATCGCTTCGCGCACCACCTCTTCGGCACCGCCCGAAGCATACATTTCCGCCGTGTCGATCAGGCTCAGGCCGAGATCGAGGCCGAGCCGTAGCGCCGCCACTTCGTCGGCAGGGCGGCGCTTATCCTCGCCCATATGCCAGGTGCCTTGCCCCAGCACTGGAACATCGATGCCGGCGGGAAGGCGCGTGGTGCGGATCGCCGGCATCTTTTTCTCCTTGCTTAGGTGCGCAGCACGCCCCCGGTCTGCTTGGCGACGTTTTCGACGACGCGCTTGGCGAGCGCTTCGAAATCCTCGTCGGTCAGCGTCTTTTCCACCGGCTGGATCGAGACCTCGATGGCGATCGACTTCTTGCCGGCGCCCAGCGCCGCCCCTTCGAACACGTCGAAGACGGACACGCCGGTGATCAGCTTCTTGTCGGCGGCCAGTGCTGCGCGCGTCAGCGTGCCGGCCTCGACCGTCTTGTCGACGACGAAGGCGAAGTCGCGCTTTACCGCCTGGAAGGCAGAAAGCTCCAGCTTCGGCTTGGTGCGGGTCGGCTTGGCCTTAGGCTCCGGGATGGCGTCGACGAACACTTCGAAGCCGCAGAGCGGGCCGGAGGCGTCGAGCACTTCCAACGTGCCTGGATGGAACTCGCCGAAATGGCCGAGCACCACCTTGGGGCCGAGCTTGATGACGCCGGAGCGACCCGGATGATACCAGGACGGCGCACCCGTCTCGATCTGCAGCCGGTCGACTGGTGCACCGCAGGCTTCCAGCACCGCGATGGCGTCTGCCTTGGCGTCGAACACGCCGACGCCCTGAGCGTTACCGGCCCAGTGGCGGCCTGAACCATCAAGCTTCGCCGTGCCGCGGCGCACGCCGGCGGCAACGCGGCGCTGGGTTTCAGCGGTGTCGCCCTCATAGGTGCCGGAGACTTCGAACAGCGCCACGTCGCCAAAGCCGCGGTCGGCATTGCGCTGCGCTGCCGCTACAAGACCCGGCAGCAGCGAGGGCCGCATGTCGGACATGTCGGCGGCGATAGGGTTCGCCAGTTTGAGGCTGGGCTGACCGCCGCCGAACAATTCGGCATGCCTGGCCGGGATGAACGACCAGGTGACGGCCTCCATCATGCCGCGCACCGCCAGCGCACGCTTGGCGGCGCGGGTGCGGATCTGCAGCGTGGTCAATATCTTGCCGTTGACGACACCATGGCTGGAAAGCGGCTGCGGCAAGATCTCGTCGACACCATGGATGCGCATGACCTCCTCGACCAGGTCGGCCTTGCCGTCGACATCCGGACGCCAGGACGGCACGGTGACGTCAACCACATCGCCATCACCCTTCACGCCAAAGCCGAGACGGGTGAGGATATCGAGGCTTTCGGCCTTCGGCACGTCGATGCCGGTCAGGCGCTTCACCTCGGAGATCGGGAAGGAGACGACCTTCGGCTGATGTCCCGCATAACCGACCACCTCGGTCGCTGCCGGCTCACCGTCGCAAAGATCGAGCACCATTCTCGTCGCGAGATCGAGGCCAGGCACCATGAATTCAGGGTCGACGCCGCGCTCGAAACGGTAGCGCGCGTCGGTTATGATGCCGAGTTCGCGGCCGGTGCGGGCGGTGGCGATGGGGTCCCACAGCGCCGATTCGATCAGCACGTCGGTGGTGCTCTCGTCGCTGCCTGTATGCTCGCCGCCCATGACCCCGGCAATGGAATCGGCGCCCTTGTCATCGGCAATGACGCACATGTCCGGCGTCAGCGTGTATTCGCGCTCGTTGAGCGCTAATACTTTCTCGCCGTCCCTCGCCCTTCGCACCACCAGATCGCCGGTGACTTTCTTCAGGTCGTACACATGGAGCGGCCGACCGCGGTCGAAAGTAATGTAGTTCGTGACATCGACCAGCGCGTTGATCGGCCTCAGACCGATAGCGATCAGCCGCTGCTGGAGCCATTTTGGCGACGGGCCGTTCTTGACGCCGCGCACCAGACGCAGCGCGAAGCCAGGGCAAAGCTCTGGCGCTTCGATCCTGACCGTGACGGGAGTTTCGCCCTTGCCGGCAACCGGTTCGACCGGCGCG
The genomic region above belongs to Mesorhizobium terrae and contains:
- a CDS encoding YceI family protein, giving the protein MRTRSLAIAAIATAAVAISAAHAAISLGEAAGRYTISQAGSNIRFSIGKAGGGSLAGAFAHFSGNIRIDRGDAGHSEVDITIFPASVTTGEQRIDAFLRSDAVFDAANSPEIRFRSDSVRRTGDTSALITGSLTARGRTMPEKFVAELKSSGAGGIQFHVTGKVLRSRYGMDVGTPLYSNVVDFDMMLAGRRG
- a CDS encoding cytochrome b produces the protein MTSLIRNTPTRYGWITILLHWTVGVLFIAQLALGIVMTKLSSQRTAFELIQLHKSLGFLLLGVVVLRLGWRLTSMMPELPAGTGRLERLVAPIAHFALYALQLALPLTGWALVSVSVLEIPSMPFGLFVMPNLPFGSSEAAENFWTATHAYLAYVGMALIGVHVLAALHHHFWRRDSVLVRMISPSRRCDGRKSE
- a CDS encoding LysR family transcriptional regulator; this translates as MDRTHFAQLAVLAAVADKGSFRGAARDLAIAPSAVSHAVSSLEARLGVRLLARSTRSVAPTEEGARLLERLRPALSEIDLALEAAVEVRDRPAGNLRLTVPRTALKLVLSPKLAAFTLAYPDIVLDIAIEDRFTDVVEGGFDAGVRLGESLQQDMVAVRIGPQIRSAVVGAPSYFATMPKPRHPRDLLEHRCIRFRFSSGVLYRWEFARGGEEIELPVQGPLILGIDDSIVQAAVDGAGLAFVFEDYVEDTLASGALVRVLEDWCPPFDGFYVYYPSRRQMRPALRAFVDFFRWRE
- a CDS encoding aldo/keto reductase, with translation MQKRKLGTELTVFPVGLGCMGMSFAYGGQEEADAIATLHRAVDIGVDFFDTAEVYGPYENEILLGKALKPVRDRVKIATKFGFKISETGKGAERIAGVDSRPEHAKAVAEASLRRLDTDVIDLYYQHRVDPNVPIEDTVGAMAELVKEGKVRALGLSEVSAATLRRAHAVHPIAAVQSEYSLWSRDPEQGVLDVCRELGIGFVPYSPLGRGLLTGAIRKPDELGNDDWRLTLPRFQPEAMDANAKVVATLERFAAEKGVTAAQLALAWVLHQDDFIVPIPGARKIGHLEQNTAAAGIALSETEVAEIGNALSPDKVIGKRYTEAGFALVNG
- a CDS encoding nucleotidyltransferase family protein, which codes for MNHLRHSGLPFAEQVAALDLILRADPIVWEALERARDLDLPDGMIVSGAIYNTVWNSLTGRPAGYGIKDIDLFYCDGSDLSYDAEDVIIRRATRHFAGLPLPVEVRNQARVHLWYPDRFGRTCPAYRSSAEPLDHFASRTHSVGVRLTSTATLAVTAPFGLDDIFSFRIVPNRVTDNRETHEAKGRRAVALWPELSVMPW
- a CDS encoding Tim44 domain-containing protein, whose amino-acid sequence is MISGKTRAFALLATFVMAFTLVSTDFADARRGGSFGSRGTRTFQSAPATRTAPNPTAPVERSMTPNTGPTATTRQPQPGMVQQQRPGLFGGLGGSLMRGILIGGLFGALLGYGFGGMAGALGFIVQLLLVGLLVMLALRFFRSRAAPATAAGPAIGGSDPRDAFGRTANRDAHDEAPAGNGRAGSFSIPGFGTQPAAQPQDIELTKDDLDVFERMLGEVQTAFAKEDHAGLRRLTTPEMVSYFSEELAENAQHGQRNDVTDVHLVQADVAEAWREDGQDYATAAFRYESIDVMRDRTTGKVVKGDEKPTETTELWTFTRPRNGDWKLSAIQEASA
- a CDS encoding aldo/keto reductase, which gives rise to MPAIRTTRLPAGIDVPVLGQGTWHMGEDKRRPADEVAALRLGLDLGLSLIDTAEMYASGGAEEVVREAIAGRRDEVFLVSKVLPSNASRQRTIAACEASLKRLGTDRIDLYLLHWRGGVPLAETVEAFETLQAAGKIGHWGVSNFDTDDMRELAGVPSGAGVQTNQVLYNLESRGIEFDLLSASQRAGIPVMAYSPIGQGGFVSDDRLAAIARRHGVSTTQVALAWVLRHEGVIAIPKAVRPEHIRANRAAADLRLTAADLAELDAVFPPPRRKTPLEMI